One Streptomyces sp. NBC_01217 genomic region harbors:
- a CDS encoding single-stranded DNA-binding protein, with protein sequence MNDTLVTLVGNAATGVEFRETATGGMARFRFAVTPRRWDREKQFWTDGHTSFYTVWAWRTLASNLSGSVSVGEPLVVHGRLKVREEEREGGRRTFVDIEALAVGHDLTRGTAAFRRVMRAEPGLVARAGSMDRVGDLGDLGEEGGQEEGGERSDRSERGGRQRGKRPTERQKGDQELASAP encoded by the coding sequence ATGAATGACACCTTGGTGACACTGGTGGGCAATGCGGCGACGGGCGTGGAGTTCCGGGAGACCGCGACCGGCGGAATGGCGCGATTCCGGTTCGCGGTGACACCGCGCCGCTGGGATCGCGAGAAGCAGTTCTGGACGGACGGGCACACGAGTTTCTACACCGTGTGGGCTTGGCGGACTCTGGCGTCGAATCTTTCCGGTTCCGTATCGGTCGGAGAACCACTGGTCGTGCACGGCAGGTTGAAGGTGCGCGAGGAGGAACGGGAGGGCGGGCGCAGGACGTTCGTGGACATCGAGGCGCTCGCGGTGGGACACGATCTCACCCGGGGGACGGCCGCGTTCCGGCGGGTGATGAGGGCCGAGCCGGGGCTGGTCGCGCGTGCGGGAAGCATGGACAGGGTGGGTGACCTGGGAGACCTGGGCGAGGAGGGTGGACAGGAGGAAGGGGGCGAACGGAGCGATCGGAGTGAACGGGGCGGGCGACAGCGGGGCAAGAGGCCAACAGAGCGTCAGAAAGGTGACCAGGAGCTTGCGTCGGCGCCGTGA
- a CDS encoding YfjP family GTPase: protein MTAVIDEGPGRGESPASHEDRGFHKDYPGRGRAPDRHAAVPEAGGGWNDGLIARRAAAKTADAGPGTAQDDDVRPPQVEAYVPSGGPLRPRLDALRELVGLSRARLDGAALAEAGRVLDEAAARQRLSSRHTVVAIAGATGSGKSTLFNSLAGVQISDTGLRRPTTSAPIACSWTDGAAGLLDRLAIPGRLRRRPQQGGAEADEALQGLVLVDLPDHDSAAAGHREQVDRVLALVDAVIWVVDPEKYADAALHERYLRPLAGHAEITFVVLNQIDRLPGDAADQVLDDLRRLLDEDGMALGEHGEPGATVMSLSALTGEGVGELREMLGRFVQERTAAARRLSADVDAAAARLRPVYVAEGRPGLGEGAREEFADRLAEAVGAAAAGQAAEREWRRNAGRACGTPWLRLWRWYESSRRPGGLECPVRPAPPEEQLTARQRVEQAVRTVADEAADGLPAPWAQAVREAAVNGAEGLSEALDEMAERIGTGDGRGRMVSCPSGDAGGAGVGAYGAAAGLGVSGGPGGSVVVATGVAGASGVAHSGRVGGRPPRPRWWPAAVLAQASMTLLQVFGGLWLVGQIVGVLEPGFLTPALVMLAGVVGGPLVEWSCAAAARGPARRYGQEAERQLREAAAACGRAGVLDPVAAELVRYREVRERYVAVTEFSTTGR, encoded by the coding sequence ATGACTGCCGTCATTGACGAGGGGCCCGGCCGGGGCGAGAGTCCCGCTTCTCACGAGGACCGGGGCTTTCACAAGGACTACCCCGGCCGGGGACGGGCGCCGGACAGGCACGCAGCCGTGCCGGAGGCGGGCGGGGGCTGGAACGACGGGCTCATCGCCCGGCGCGCGGCCGCCAAGACGGCGGACGCCGGGCCCGGGACCGCCCAGGACGACGACGTACGGCCGCCCCAGGTCGAGGCGTACGTACCGTCCGGCGGTCCGCTCCGGCCGCGGCTCGACGCACTGCGTGAACTGGTCGGGCTGTCCAGGGCCAGACTCGACGGGGCAGCCCTCGCCGAGGCCGGGCGCGTGCTCGACGAAGCGGCGGCCCGCCAGCGGCTCTCCTCCCGGCACACCGTTGTCGCCATCGCCGGAGCGACCGGCAGCGGCAAATCGACCCTCTTCAACTCCCTCGCGGGCGTCCAGATCTCCGACACCGGGCTGCGCAGGCCGACCACCTCCGCCCCGATCGCCTGCTCATGGACCGACGGGGCCGCCGGGCTCCTCGACCGGCTGGCCATTCCGGGACGGCTCAGGCGCAGGCCGCAGCAGGGCGGCGCGGAAGCCGACGAGGCGCTCCAGGGGCTCGTCCTCGTCGACCTGCCCGACCACGACTCGGCGGCGGCCGGGCACCGCGAGCAGGTCGACCGGGTGCTCGCGCTGGTCGATGCGGTGATCTGGGTCGTCGACCCGGAGAAGTACGCGGACGCGGCCCTGCACGAGCGCTATCTGAGGCCGCTCGCCGGGCACGCCGAGATCACCTTCGTCGTCCTCAACCAGATCGACCGGCTGCCCGGCGACGCCGCCGACCAGGTCCTCGACGATCTGCGCCGGCTGCTCGACGAGGACGGCATGGCCCTCGGCGAACACGGCGAACCGGGCGCCACCGTCATGTCCCTGTCCGCACTCACCGGCGAGGGCGTGGGCGAACTGCGCGAGATGCTCGGCCGGTTCGTCCAGGAACGCACGGCAGCGGCACGCCGGCTCTCCGCGGATGTGGACGCCGCCGCGGCCAGGCTCCGTCCGGTGTACGTCGCCGAGGGGCGACCCGGCCTCGGTGAAGGGGCCCGCGAGGAGTTCGCCGACCGGCTCGCGGAAGCCGTCGGGGCGGCCGCGGCGGGACAGGCGGCCGAGCGCGAGTGGCGCAGGAACGCCGGACGGGCGTGCGGCACGCCGTGGCTGCGGCTGTGGCGCTGGTACGAGTCCTCCCGGCGGCCGGGAGGCCTGGAGTGCCCGGTGCGGCCCGCGCCCCCCGAGGAGCAGCTCACCGCACGCCAACGCGTCGAACAGGCGGTACGGACGGTGGCCGACGAGGCCGCCGACGGGCTGCCCGCCCCCTGGGCGCAGGCGGTACGTGAGGCCGCGGTGAACGGTGCGGAAGGGCTGTCGGAGGCGCTCGACGAGATGGCGGAGAGGATCGGCACGGGGGACGGGCGGGGGCGGATGGTGAGCTGCCCCTCGGGCGATGCGGGTGGTGCGGGCGTCGGCGCGTACGGTGCGGCGGCCGGGCTGGGTGTTTCGGGTGGTCCGGGCGGTTCGGTGGTCGTGGCGACGGGGGTGGCCGGGGCCTCCGGTGTGGCGCACAGCGGTCGCGTGGGCGGGAGGCCGCCGCGGCCCAGGTGGTGGCCCGCCGCCGTGCTGGCGCAGGCGTCGATGACGTTGCTGCAGGTCTTCGGCGGTCTCTGGCTGGTCGGCCAGATCGTCGGCGTACTCGAACCCGGATTCCTCACGCCCGCCCTGGTGATGCTGGCCGGTGTCGTCGGCGGCCCGCTGGTGGAGTGGTCGTGCGCGGCTGCGGCGCGGGGGCCCGCGCGACGGTACGGGCAGGAGGCCGAGCGGCAATTGCGCGAGGCCGCGGCGGCCTGCGGGCGGGCGGGGGTGCTCGATCCGGTGGCGGCGGAACTCGTGCGGTACCGCGAGGTGCGGGAGCGGTATGTGGCGGTGACGGAGTTTTCCACAACTGGCCGGTAG
- a CDS encoding ATP-binding protein, with protein sequence MDVRPQLIDALSALRDRVAAVRLPLPLPGAARARQTRSELLAQLDDYLLPRLRDPEAPLLAVIGGSTGAGKSTLVNSLVGRLVSEAGVLRPTTRTPVLVCHPDDHHWFAGVRVLPQLTRVWLPPQENGDPGRCEDLDGLHGLDGLDGSEDENGTALRVETAAGLPRGLALLDAPDIDSLVVRNRVLAAELICAADVWVMVTTASRYADAVPWHLLRTAKEYDASLVTVLDRVPHQVIAEVSRQYGALLTRAGLGEVPRFTIPELPESAGGGSGLLPTTAVAPLRAWLSHRAQDPAARQQAVGRTAAGVIDSLDVRMPALAGAVAAQYAAAVRLTGVVEDAYRTEGARVRRRLRNGGVLAGDARTRWRGYPMYSTSEELLEALVESLAALLQCAVAAADEQIRTTWRREPAAGAFGFAGVGRETGGWGPAEDIRGRIAMAVRRWWRVLDELAEEEVRRLERNAAPDAETVAALLAAALLGGRRTRGAGEQLAERIGAQGALRLRDKGGALLTDCLDRVLDGERDRRLAPLDALDVAPEPQAELIAALSVLQKERWQR encoded by the coding sequence TTGGACGTACGGCCTCAGCTCATCGACGCACTTTCCGCCCTGCGCGACCGTGTCGCTGCCGTGCGTCTTCCACTGCCGCTGCCGGGGGCCGCGCGCGCCCGGCAGACCCGGAGCGAACTGCTCGCCCAGCTCGACGACTATCTGCTTCCCCGGCTCAGAGACCCCGAAGCGCCCCTGCTCGCGGTCATCGGCGGGTCCACCGGGGCCGGGAAGTCGACGCTCGTCAATTCGCTGGTGGGGCGGCTGGTCAGCGAGGCCGGGGTGCTGCGGCCCACCACCCGGACGCCCGTGCTCGTCTGCCATCCGGATGATCATCACTGGTTCGCGGGGGTCCGCGTACTGCCGCAGCTGACCAGGGTCTGGCTGCCGCCGCAGGAGAACGGGGACCCCGGCAGGTGCGAGGACCTCGACGGGCTCCACGGTCTGGACGGTCTCGACGGAAGCGAGGACGAGAACGGGACCGCGTTGCGAGTCGAGACCGCCGCCGGGCTGCCGCGCGGGCTCGCACTGCTCGACGCGCCCGACATCGACTCACTCGTGGTACGGAACCGGGTACTGGCCGCCGAGTTGATCTGCGCCGCGGACGTGTGGGTGATGGTGACCACGGCCTCCCGGTACGCGGACGCGGTGCCGTGGCATCTGCTGCGTACCGCCAAGGAGTACGACGCCTCGCTCGTCACCGTCCTGGACCGGGTGCCGCACCAGGTGATCGCCGAGGTGTCCCGGCAGTACGGGGCGCTGCTCACCAGGGCGGGCCTCGGCGAGGTGCCGCGCTTCACCATTCCCGAGCTGCCCGAGTCGGCCGGCGGCGGCAGCGGACTGCTGCCCACCACCGCGGTCGCCCCGCTGCGGGCCTGGCTCAGCCACCGCGCCCAGGACCCGGCGGCCCGTCAGCAGGCGGTCGGGCGCACGGCGGCCGGGGTCATCGACTCGCTGGACGTACGGATGCCCGCGCTGGCCGGAGCCGTCGCGGCGCAGTACGCGGCGGCCGTGCGGCTGACCGGCGTGGTCGAGGACGCCTACCGCACCGAGGGCGCCCGGGTCCGGCGGCGGCTGCGCAACGGCGGTGTGCTCGCCGGGGACGCCCGGACCCGGTGGCGCGGATACCCGATGTACAGCACCTCCGAGGAACTCCTCGAAGCACTGGTGGAAAGCCTTGCCGCACTTCTGCAGTGCGCAGTGGCCGCTGCCGACGAACAGATCCGCACGACCTGGCGGCGTGAGCCCGCGGCCGGGGCGTTCGGCTTCGCGGGCGTCGGGCGGGAGACCGGGGGATGGGGGCCCGCCGAGGACATCCGGGGCCGGATCGCCATGGCCGTACGGCGATGGTGGCGGGTGCTGGACGAACTGGCCGAGGAAGAGGTGCGCCGGCTCGAACGCAACGCCGCACCCGACGCCGAGACGGTGGCGGCGCTCCTGGCCGCCGCGCTGCTCGGCGGCCGCCGTACCCGCGGCGCCGGAGAGCAGCTCGCCGAACGGATCGGCGCCCAGGGCGCGCTGCGGCTGCGCGACAAGGGCGGCGCACTGCTCACCGACTGCCTCGACCGGGTGCTGGACGGCGAGCGCGACCGGCGGCTCGCACCGCTGGACGCACTCGACGTGGCCCCGGAGCCGCAGGCCGAACTGATCGCCGCGCTGTCCGTACTGCAGAAGGAGAGGTGGCAGCGATGA
- a CDS encoding response regulator transcription factor yields the protein MRVDRSLRVVLAEDSVLLREGLTGLLTRFGHQVAAAVGDAEALIAAVAEHGPDIVVTDVRMPPGFQDEGLHAAVRLREKQPALPVLVLSQYVQRTYAADLLDSGDGSGVGYLLKDRVGQIEEFIDALQEVADGGTVVDPEVVRQLLRRRRDPLERLTTREREVLALVAQGRSNGAIAHALVVSEAAVGKHIGNILAKLDLPPADETHRRVLAVLTFLRA from the coding sequence CGCTCCGCGTAGTACTGGCCGAGGACAGCGTGCTGCTGCGCGAGGGTCTGACCGGCCTGCTCACCCGCTTCGGCCACCAGGTGGCCGCGGCCGTCGGCGACGCGGAGGCGCTCATCGCGGCAGTGGCCGAGCACGGCCCGGACATCGTCGTGACCGACGTACGGATGCCGCCCGGCTTCCAGGACGAGGGCCTGCACGCGGCGGTACGGCTCCGCGAGAAGCAGCCCGCACTCCCCGTACTGGTCCTGAGCCAGTACGTGCAACGCACCTACGCCGCGGATCTCCTCGACTCCGGGGACGGTTCGGGCGTCGGCTACCTCCTCAAGGACCGGGTCGGCCAGATCGAGGAGTTCATCGACGCCCTCCAGGAGGTCGCCGACGGCGGCACGGTCGTCGACCCCGAGGTCGTACGCCAACTCCTGCGCCGCCGCCGCGACCCACTGGAACGCCTCACCACCAGGGAACGCGAGGTGCTCGCCCTGGTCGCCCAGGGCAGATCGAACGGCGCGATCGCCCACGCCCTGGTGGTCTCCGAAGCCGCAGTGGGCAAGCACATCGGCAACATCCTCGCCAAACTGGATCTCCCGCCGGCCGACGAAACACACCGCAGAGTACTGGCGGTCCTGACGTTCCTACGCGCCTGA